The Chryseobacterium shigense genome segment CACACTCATTAACGGAACTGCAATTTCAAAAGCCAATTTTGATTTTGAAAACCGCTTGTTTACCCTAATGGAAAACCTGTATAAAGTATTAACATTAACCCATTAACTCATAAAAAAATGAACGATATAATAGACATCGCCAAAGAATTCGGAACATTATATGAGCCAAAATCAGCACTTATTTTTTATGAATCTTTAGATAGCAATAAAACGATGTATGTAGAGCATTTTGATATGGACAGAAACGGAAATCCAATCAACGCCCATCCTTTGACCGTAAACGAAGCCAAAGAATTGGCAAAATCATTAAATACTGACGAAGAAAAGGACAAAACTTTTTTACAATCGAAAGGGATTTTACCAACCTATATTCTGAATATCAATCCTAGTCAAAACGGTTCTGTACTTTGGCATTCTCCATCACAAGAAAGGCAGATGTACTTTGTAAAAAATTTGGAAATACCCAACGGAAAAGCAAAAATTCCTGCATTACTTTGGCTTGCCAGTAAAGAGCGTCTTTCCGTTTTTGCTTTGGCAAATGATAAAAGACCAACCGAAAAAACACTATTGTATTACGCACCTTTTTTCAATGTGTATGAGGACGGAGCAGTCTGTATGGGAACAGTCAATATCCATATCAAAAATTCGGCTTCTGTAGAAGAATTTACCAACGCTTGGGAAGATTACTTTTTCAATTCTTATTTCAGTCATTTATTGGACAATTATAATCCGATAAAAGGAAATTGCGTAAACCTTTGGGAAAAATTAATAGAAACAGGCGAAACTTTTCCTGTGGGAGTATTGAAAAAAAATGGTAAAACCCTTAAAAATGTATTGCGATGAATAGCAAAATAATACTAAATCAAGAAATAAAATCGAAAGTCCATTTTACTGATGGTGAGTTAATCAGTCCGACCAATCCGATTTCGGTAAATCTAATCGGAGCAGGCGGAACAGGTTCTCAAATGCTTACTGCATTGGCAAGGATGAACCATGCATTGACGGAACTTAATCACGCAGGTTTATCCGTAAGATTGTGGGATGATGATCTAATTACCGAAGCCAATTTAGGCAGACAGCTATTTGCGGAATGCGAATTGGGATTGTACAAATCCGTTGCATTAAGTAATCGTATCAACCGATTTTTCGGCACGAATTGGAAAGCTGAAACTGTAAGATTTGAAAAAGACCGTTTTGACAGATTGCCCGAAAACGCAAAAGCAACCATTACGATTACCTGCGTTGACAATGTACAGGCGAGATTTGGTATTGCTGAAATTCTGAAAGAAAAAGTTAATTTCGGAAGTTATCGGGACGAACCAAAATATTGGATGGATTTTGGAAACGGTCAATACACAGGACAGGTGTTTTTATCAACGGTCGGAGTAATCCGACAACCCAAATCCGAGAAATACGAAACAGTGGGAAATCTTCCTTTTGTTACGGATGAATTTGGAGAGTTACTCAAACAATCTGAAACCGAAGATGATACGCCAAGTTGCAGTGTAGCCGAAGCACTCGAAAAGCAGGATTTGTACATTAATTCGGTTTTGGCACAAATGGGAAGTTCATTAATTTGGAATTTATTCCGCAACGGATTGACCGAAAATAGAGGTTTTTTCCTTAATCTGAAAAATTTCCATTCACAGCCTATTAAGTTATAATTTGAATAAGTTTTGTCACCTTATAGACCCCATAAATTGCGGCAGGTGGCAAAAATGCAATTCCTCTCTGCGGTCGGAATCGCATTTTTGCAGTTGAAAGCGGATGCAACCCCATTTAAAAACATTGCCATTGATTTTTACCAGCAAATGTTTTGAAAAAAGGTTGCGAAGTTTTTTTAATTCTTTGAATTTTAAGATGAATTGAAAAAGATGAAATACAGAAATTAATTCCAACTTACTTTTAAGTCTTTAAACTCTAAATTTGACCTTATTTTTTCAAACGAATTCCTGTCTGGCTGTGATGTCGTTTTGAATCTAAACATTTTTATAAACATTGGTTCGCCCTGTATATCTTTAAATGAAAAAGTAATTTTTACAGGAATATTTTTGGCTAACTGCGGAAAGGTTTTGCTAGATTTAGAGAAATCAATTTTATATTCATTTCCTTCAATATCTATAGCAAATATATCTTCGATAGTCATTTTTTTATTCTCATCTTTAGATTCGATCAGAAATATAATTTCGATATTTTTTCCGACTTTGTTCCCTGTTACTTTCGTTATTTTAAAAGTCGAATTTTCTTTTTCTGTTTCGAGTATCGGTTTGTTAATATCAAGCACTTTTTTCAAATATTCATTTTCTGAAACCAAAACTTTGTTTGTTGATTGCAAAGCTTCATTTTCTTTTTTCAAAGCATCACAATTCGTTTGACTGTATCCAAATGTTGCAAATAATAGTGCTGATAAAAATAAAAATCTTGTCATATCTCTATATTAAATCCTTTGTTTAGGGTATTCAAATTTACAAATAAAATTGGTTTTTATCAATTGATTGAATTCGAAAATACTGTTTTAACATTCCTTTTACCTGACAGTCAGTACGTTTTCAGTATGCAAAAGTATAAATCCCATTTCTGCTCAAAAAAATATTTTTGGGTTTCTACAAAAATTCTTTCCGCTTAGCTCCAACAATTTTTCCAGACACTCCTAAATCTTTCAGACAAAAAGATTTCAATGCCTTCATTACAATGCTTCCATTTCGGTTTTGGCTGAAACGGAATTTCTATCGTCAAAAAGCAATGAAAAACGACAAGTTGCTCAGATAAAAACAAAGTGTTCTTTGATATTTCAGAAAACAATAAAACAATAGTAACAATTTTAAAAATTTAATTATGAAAAATCCAAACATTTCAGCAAATGAATTCTACAATGATTTTATAGGTACAGAAACATACTACAAGTATCTTTTAGGACTACTGCTAACTGATGGTGTAAAAACCGTTGCTGATGAAGAACATTGTTATTGGTTTCTTGACTGCATTGCATCTTATCAGTTTAAAGAAAAATTTAAGCAGGAAGAATTTCAGGTCTGGAAAATCGAACGAGTTGAAGACTCTAGATTTAGGCTTTCTGCAACAAGCGGAAATAATAAAGTCTTAATTACACAGGATATTGAGTATTCCGATTTCTTTTTTAATGAACTAACCATTTGGAAAGAAAGTAATGTGCTACTGCTTCCGAGCGAACATTAAAACAATTAGACCTCACGATGTATAGGCAATCGTATTTTTTTACCTTTAAAAATGTATTACAATGGAAATTTACTCAATTATTTATGTAAGAAAGCCTTGAAAAATGGAAAAGGAGGTCAATGTAAAGCACTCGGAAATAAATTCAAGAGTGCTTTTTTGTATTTTCTATGCTCAAAATTTTTTAAGGAAAATGTAGGTTGGCAAAAATGCAATTCCTTCCTTTGGTCGGAAACGCATTTTTGCATCAAACGGAGCAACCCCATTTCTAAAACATTCCTTTCTGTAGCTTACCTTTTTTTGAAAAGAGGTTGCGAAGATGATTTTATCGAAATTGATGACCAATTATCCATAAGTTGATTAATGCTACAAAGTATAGTCTTGTATTTTTACTTGTCTATTAATCAAAATTTGATTTCGGACGTTTTATAGTTGGCAAAGAAATCTTTTGGAAAGCAGCACTGCTTGATTGTAATTCACTTTGAAGAAATGGCATTGCGTTTTTTATGGAAGACTTCCAGTTCGTTATCGGTTTGTCGTAACCGTTTTTCCATTCGTTTCCGAGCCAACTGTCATATTTTTCTTTAATAAGAATATCTAATTCGGGAACATAGTTGTCCAGTGTTTTCGCATACTGCGTAAATTCTTCCAACAAAGGAATATTTCCTGAAACCTGAATAAGTGTTTTAGCTGGAATTTCCAGTTGATTATCTGCAGATAAATTTTGATTTTTTGGAGCTTCAATTTTCTGTGAAGACTTTTCTGTGGTTTTATTTTTTTTCGAAATTATCTTTTGACTACTTTTAGTAGTCGAATCTCCTTTGTCGGTTTCAGGTTTTGCAAATACAGATAACGCAGGTGAATATTCCAAAAGAATTTTGTAATGTCCCGGAAGTCCGTTTTTGGACTGATACTGAATCATTCCCAGAGTAACCAATTTTTGGCGCAATGCAATAATCGTAGGTCTTGTGATTTTCAGCCCTTCACAAATTTCAGTATCCGAAAGATTGAAATCATTTTTTTCGTTTTTTTTCCATATTTCAACCAAAAAAAAATAGAGGGCAACCGCAACAGCTCCCAACGGTTCTTTTTCGTTGTATTCCCAAAACTGCATAATTAATCCCGACTCATTCATTTTTTATGCAAAGCCATCAATTCCATTGCTTTATCTTTATCGATGATTATTAGATGTCCGTTTTGAATAATGGCATCATCCAATATTCCGCTGGATTTGATTTCCGCTGCTTTCGAGCGGGAACATCCAAGCGTTTTGGCTAAACCTTTAAGTCCATATTCGTACTTTTTTTCTGGAACATTGTTTTTTTGTAAATCCAGAAATTCCTCGACAGTCAACTGAAGTAATGGCTTTTTAGGATCTATATTCATATTGTTGGGGTTTTCTTGATTTCAGTTATTATCTAGGAATTTAGGTGTTTGGATCAATAGTGTTTGAATCTTATTTTTTGAGCTCATAACTATTTTCAGCATCTTTAACAATCAATCCTTTCTCACGCATAAATTTTATATAACTCTTTGCCGTTCGGTCTTTGACTGCCATCATACTTTGAAGTTTCTCACATAATCCAGCATAGGTATAACGCTTTTGTTGCGAAAATAGATTTCGGGCAATATTTGCCAGTTCTATCTCTTTGCGTTTCTCTTTTTCTTCCTTGGTTTTTTCCCCGACAAAAACGTGCATTCCTTTTTCCTTATCCCAAGAAAATTGAATAAGCGGAACATCCAATGGGCTTCCGTCTCTTACTTTCAATGCTTTTACCACAGATATTTGGGGATCGTCATCTTTCTCGATGGATAAAATAGCGGCTGCTTTTCTCTGGAGTTCGCTTCCAAGATGTCCCCGAAGTTTTAGTCCGTTGGGTGTAAAGTGCAGTACACCGACAATGCAGGTTTTGTATATTCCTGCCATACGGTAGAGCTCGTCAATTAAGGCAACACTCTCTGCTTCATCATTGGCACATCGTATCAAATCGGCAATTCCGTCTATCACGACCATATGAATTCCTGAAAATTGGTAGTAAAATTTATCCATACTCTGTAATATTGCCTGCATCCTTTCTTTTCGTGACATCCCTGCCAAACAGTAGGCTTTGAAATAGTTAGGCATACTTTCTCTTCCAGATCGTTTCAGAATACCTGAAATGTTTTTGTACAGTTGATTTTCGGATTGTTCGGTATCGTAAAGCAAAACGGCTTTACCTTCGTTATTAGGTAAAATATGGGTTCCTAAAGTATCTATATGGTCGCCCTGACATAATGTTCCGGCAATCAGGCTTCCTACATAATTACTTTTTCCGGTTCCTTCACCGCCTGTTAGTCCCATTAAATTTCCTTGTGTCCCTAAAGGAACATCATTAATAGAAATCAAGGTTTGTGATTGTAATGGAGGCTGACTAAAGTCGATTTCGCAAGGTTTTAGTATCGCCATAGTTTCATTGTATAATTGGTCTAAAAATTCAAGAAATAATTGGTTAAAGTCATTTTTGGCATTTCCCATTCTGAAAAAATCGGAAATATCCTTTTCCTGTTTAGTTCCTGAAAGAGGTAGGATCAAACGATTTACTCCGAAACCAGACAATTGCTTCTGATGTTTGAGCGAAGCCTCCAACCCCGTTTTGTCCACATCATACAAAATCAGAATGTGTTTGAAACGATAGGAAAGTTTTTTAATCAGACTTTCTGATATCGAACTGGTTTCACTGTTGAAGCAAATCGCATAGAATCCTTTGGAAGCTAATGAGAGTACATCTTTTTCTCCTCCCGTAATAAACAGGGTGTTTCCTTTGGCAGGCAATTGTTCTAATCCAAAACAATAGGATTCAGGCAGATTTCCACCGTACAGGAAACGGATTTGGGAAAAAGGACGGTAAATTTTAACATACTTTTTGCCAAAATACCCAAACATAGGCTCTTCAACTGAAGATTGTATGGTAAAAGGTTTTGAGTCTTTATTTTCACTTGTAAATTCATCTAATGAAACCACTTTGTACAGTTTCAGAATTTCACGAGTAATGCCATATTGTTTCCAAAACTCAATTTCTTTCAGTGTAAAGCTGCGTTCAAATACGGTGTAAGGTTTAGGATGATACGCCAGTTCTTTCACTGAATTTTCATTTACATTATTTGCTTTTGCTCTTAAAGAACTTCTATCTTGAGGCAATGCATAATTATTTTCCAATCCCAAATTCATTTCTTCATTGATCTGTTTCAGGATTTCTGTAAAATCCTTATTACAGTCTAGGTTTTTTATTTTTCCTACCAATGAAAAACAATCTCCGTCATAATCAGGATTACCAAAATCCTTTATACGATACATATCGCTTCTCCGGTCAAAGTAGATGTTGCACGATGCTTTGGTATCGTCATAAAATGGATTTTTGAATTTTCTGCCCACACGCCAATCTCCGGGAAGGAAGTGTTTGAAAACATCTAGTCCGTCACGGGTGCTACTGAGTACCTTGTTTTTGTCTAACATTCTTTTGGTGGTTTAAGATCAGATTTTGTAAACAGTCTTCACTCCGACGGATTAGGTTTTCCTCCATCATTCTTTTAATTTCACTGATTTTGTAGTAATTTTTCCCTCTAATACGGGAATAGTTAATTTTATTTTCACTGCGTAGTCTTTGCAGAGTTCGGTCACTAATCTTCAAAAAGGTACATACCTCATAGCTGTCTACCCAACTGTCTTCTTCATCTTGTATGTTTTGCTGGGAAATAACATAATCGAAGATTGTGTCTACTTTTGACATCAAGTTTTTAAAAGCTTGTGATTCAATAGTGATTACTTCCATTAGTTTCTTTATTTTCAACTCGCAAAATTAATGGCTGTGGTTATGCAATGCCAAATTGTGAGGTGGTCAATAACAGACAAGAAGAAGACAATAACGGACTATGTGGGGGATATCAGAATATAAGCCCAAAAAATAGATTTAAGCTAACATCAGCAAAAAAATAAAGAGAGTTTTTGAGATAATTAGATTATGGCTCATTAGGGCAGGTGCAAAGGTGCAAGTATATATAATACTTGCACCTTGCACCAGTTCCAAATGCCGATGAATAAAGGATTGGTGTTTTGAATTTTTTTGGCTAAATTTGCACTATGAGTGGTTTGCAGACAAAAGGTAGACACCAGGCAGGTCAAAAT includes the following:
- a CDS encoding DUF3853 family protein; its protein translation is MNIDPKKPLLQLTVEEFLDLQKNNVPEKKYEYGLKGLAKTLGCSRSKAAEIKSSGILDDAIIQNGHLIIIDKDKAMELMALHKK
- a CDS encoding PRTRC system ThiF family protein, whose product is MNSKIILNQEIKSKVHFTDGELISPTNPISVNLIGAGGTGSQMLTALARMNHALTELNHAGLSVRLWDDDLITEANLGRQLFAECELGLYKSVALSNRINRFFGTNWKAETVRFEKDRFDRLPENAKATITITCVDNVQARFGIAEILKEKVNFGSYRDEPKYWMDFGNGQYTGQVFLSTVGVIRQPKSEKYETVGNLPFVTDEFGELLKQSETEDDTPSCSVAEALEKQDLYINSVLAQMGSSLIWNLFRNGLTENRGFFLNLKNFHSQPIKL
- a CDS encoding helix-turn-helix domain-containing protein, giving the protein MEVITIESQAFKNLMSKVDTIFDYVISQQNIQDEEDSWVDSYEVCTFLKISDRTLQRLRSENKINYSRIRGKNYYKISEIKRMMEENLIRRSEDCLQNLILNHQKNVRQKQGTQ
- a CDS encoding PRTRC system protein B, whose protein sequence is MNDIIDIAKEFGTLYEPKSALIFYESLDSNKTMYVEHFDMDRNGNPINAHPLTVNEAKELAKSLNTDEEKDKTFLQSKGILPTYILNINPSQNGSVLWHSPSQERQMYFVKNLEIPNGKAKIPALLWLASKERLSVFALANDKRPTEKTLLYYAPFFNVYEDGAVCMGTVNIHIKNSASVEEFTNAWEDYFFNSYFSHLLDNYNPIKGNCVNLWEKLIETGETFPVGVLKKNGKTLKNVLR
- a CDS encoding toprim domain-containing protein, yielding MLDKNKVLSSTRDGLDVFKHFLPGDWRVGRKFKNPFYDDTKASCNIYFDRRSDMYRIKDFGNPDYDGDCFSLVGKIKNLDCNKDFTEILKQINEEMNLGLENNYALPQDRSSLRAKANNVNENSVKELAYHPKPYTVFERSFTLKEIEFWKQYGITREILKLYKVVSLDEFTSENKDSKPFTIQSSVEEPMFGYFGKKYVKIYRPFSQIRFLYGGNLPESYCFGLEQLPAKGNTLFITGGEKDVLSLASKGFYAICFNSETSSISESLIKKLSYRFKHILILYDVDKTGLEASLKHQKQLSGFGVNRLILPLSGTKQEKDISDFFRMGNAKNDFNQLFLEFLDQLYNETMAILKPCEIDFSQPPLQSQTLISINDVPLGTQGNLMGLTGGEGTGKSNYVGSLIAGTLCQGDHIDTLGTHILPNNEGKAVLLYDTEQSENQLYKNISGILKRSGRESMPNYFKAYCLAGMSRKERMQAILQSMDKFYYQFSGIHMVVIDGIADLIRCANDEAESVALIDELYRMAGIYKTCIVGVLHFTPNGLKLRGHLGSELQRKAAAILSIEKDDDPQISVVKALKVRDGSPLDVPLIQFSWDKEKGMHVFVGEKTKEEKEKRKEIELANIARNLFSQQKRYTYAGLCEKLQSMMAVKDRTAKSYIKFMREKGLIVKDAENSYELKK
- a CDS encoding transposase encodes the protein MTRFLFLSALLFATFGYSQTNCDALKKENEALQSTNKVLVSENEYLKKVLDINKPILETEKENSTFKITKVTGNKVGKNIEIIFLIESKDENKKMTIEDIFAIDIEGNEYKIDFSKSSKTFPQLAKNIPVKITFSFKDIQGEPMFIKMFRFKTTSQPDRNSFEKIRSNLEFKDLKVSWN
- a CDS encoding DUF6876 family protein; the encoded protein is MKNPNISANEFYNDFIGTETYYKYLLGLLLTDGVKTVADEEHCYWFLDCIASYQFKEKFKQEEFQVWKIERVEDSRFRLSATSGNNKVLITQDIEYSDFFFNELTIWKESNVLLLPSEH